From Vibrio aerogenes, a single genomic window includes:
- a CDS encoding CARDB domain-containing protein — protein MKLKKLVSGFICFTGLFAVPALASISVNNVSVDKRVDYPSESTFNIEFGLFGSEIFVPPSAVGLYLTQDDGKSVISLGSAAAKINCGKSGLGTTLCKPQSGTRKFTADVNMLSAQNKNVLGHTCTPLEFKVLAKYSISSSLSSGVVKIGPSNPVDWLVSSGSLVPNKVSVGDKMKLKVTVSTGCSQTSGSAPKLALYMTDKNYNGLYYYGQFAGQLPNQASYTFTVPVPQLADGTYYMVMIVDPDGIVDELNEKNNAVGFKFTVSSSTSLSKEKATASEVVNLEDNASFSENFVEPQLPVTPALKVIDPDALETESLTEQE, from the coding sequence ATGAAACTGAAAAAATTGGTTTCCGGATTCATTTGTTTCACCGGACTTTTTGCTGTACCTGCACTTGCTTCAATTTCTGTCAATAATGTGAGTGTTGATAAACGTGTCGATTATCCATCTGAAAGTACTTTTAATATTGAGTTTGGTTTGTTTGGCTCTGAAATTTTTGTGCCGCCATCTGCTGTCGGTCTTTATCTGACTCAGGATGATGGAAAAAGTGTCATCAGCCTGGGCTCGGCAGCGGCAAAAATCAATTGTGGGAAAAGTGGTCTTGGAACCACACTCTGTAAACCTCAAAGCGGAACCCGAAAATTTACCGCGGATGTGAATATGCTGAGTGCACAAAATAAAAATGTGCTGGGTCATACCTGTACCCCGCTTGAATTTAAGGTATTAGCAAAATACAGCATTTCATCATCTTTAAGTTCTGGTGTAGTGAAAATTGGTCCGTCTAATCCTGTTGACTGGCTGGTTTCATCCGGAAGTCTGGTGCCGAATAAGGTGTCTGTTGGCGATAAAATGAAACTGAAAGTCACGGTCAGTACCGGTTGTTCACAAACCAGTGGCAGTGCGCCCAAACTGGCGTTGTATATGACAGATAAAAATTATAATGGGTTGTATTATTATGGTCAGTTTGCCGGTCAGCTCCCTAATCAAGCCAGCTACACCTTTACTGTGCCTGTCCCTCAGCTTGCTGACGGGACTTATTATATGGTCATGATTGTTGACCCGGATGGTATTGTGGATGAACTGAATGAAAAAAATAACGCGGTTGGATTTAAGTTTACGGTGAGCAGCAGTACCAGTCTGTCCAAAGAGAAAGCAACCGCAAGTGAAGTTGTGAATCTTGAAGATAATGCTTCATTCTCTGAAAACTTTGTCGAACCACAATTGCCTGTTACCCCGGCTCTGAAAGTGATTGATCCTGATGCACTTGAAACTGAAAGTCTGACGGAACAGGAATAA
- a CDS encoding SLC13 family permease, translating to MSLSSSLKPGLTRWFTRKLSGHPGVQVLLLCGLTALGGFFLAQFIPAPMAWAAGLTLFCLVCWGTGLVPEYWPVLVFFLIAIVFHVATPAVVLSGFTSSVFWLFFGGMILGASIRYTGLDKRAAALISRVIGRSYAGMIAMTVVCGFLLAFIIPSAMGRVVLLLPIVTGLAEHLGYSRGRNGWLGFLLAAFFGTILPGFTILPANAPNMVLAGTTETLYHYHLSYWDYLRINLPVLGILKSAVLIALILWMFPDKAPVFSSLKQTPQQPLSSPEKKLIVIISLCLLGWLSDSLHHVSPGWIALAAAVICLMPGTALTSPRCLSEEVNYGSLFFIAGVLGLGAVISASGLGHALVEKLSDLIGFSPDHDLYNLGALTGVSTLIAFVASPPGVPIVMTPVAEGFSGMTGLSLTAVLMTQVMAFSNIFLPYQSPPMLSAVQMAKIPLGAASKLCFTLFAVTLFILIPLNLVWWHVSGVIH from the coding sequence ATGTCTCTCTCATCTTCTTTGAAGCCCGGATTGACGCGATGGTTTACCCGGAAATTATCCGGTCACCCCGGAGTACAGGTTTTACTGCTTTGTGGCCTGACAGCACTGGGCGGTTTTTTTCTGGCTCAGTTTATTCCGGCTCCGATGGCCTGGGCCGCCGGGCTGACTTTGTTTTGTCTGGTGTGCTGGGGAACAGGCCTGGTCCCTGAGTACTGGCCGGTTCTGGTGTTTTTTCTGATAGCCATTGTCTTTCACGTCGCAACTCCTGCTGTTGTACTGTCCGGATTCACATCATCTGTGTTCTGGTTGTTTTTTGGTGGCATGATTCTGGGCGCATCGATTCGTTATACCGGTCTGGATAAACGGGCAGCCGCGCTGATAAGCCGGGTGATTGGTCGCTCTTATGCCGGTATGATTGCGATGACGGTCGTATGTGGTTTTCTGCTGGCGTTTATCATTCCTTCGGCAATGGGCCGGGTGGTTTTGCTGCTGCCGATTGTGACCGGTCTGGCTGAACATCTGGGTTATTCGCGGGGCAGAAACGGTTGGCTGGGCTTTTTGCTGGCCGCTTTTTTTGGCACCATCTTACCGGGTTTTACTATCTTACCGGCCAATGCGCCCAATATGGTGTTAGCGGGCACGACTGAAACGCTCTATCACTATCATTTATCCTACTGGGATTATCTGAGAATTAACTTACCGGTTCTGGGGATCCTGAAATCGGCTGTGTTGATAGCCCTGATTTTATGGATGTTTCCTGATAAGGCGCCTGTTTTCAGCTCCCTGAAACAGACCCCACAGCAACCCTTGAGCAGCCCGGAAAAAAAACTGATAGTGATTATCAGCCTCTGCTTGCTGGGCTGGCTGAGTGATAGCCTGCACCATGTGTCTCCCGGCTGGATTGCACTGGCGGCGGCGGTGATTTGTCTGATGCCGGGGACGGCGCTGACTTCCCCGCGCTGTTTAAGTGAGGAGGTAAACTATGGTTCGCTGTTCTTTATTGCCGGGGTTCTCGGGCTGGGCGCGGTGATTTCTGCTTCCGGGCTTGGGCATGCGCTGGTGGAGAAGCTCAGTGATCTGATTGGCTTTTCTCCTGACCATGATCTCTATAATCTGGGGGCTTTGACCGGCGTGTCTACACTGATTGCGTTTGTTGCCAGCCCGCCGGGCGTTCCCATTGTGATGACGCCGGTTGCGGAAGGTTTCTCCGGGATGACCGGACTTTCATTGACTGCTGTGTTGATGACTCAGGTGATGGCCTTTTCCAATATCTTTTTGCCTTATCAGTCTCCGCCGATGCTGAGTGCTGTGCAGATGGCTAAAATACCATTAGGTGCTGCCAGTAAATTGTGTTTCACCCTCTTTGCTGTGACTCTGTTCATTTTGATTCCGCTGAATCTTGTCTGGTGGCACGTATCTGGCGTGATACATTAA
- a CDS encoding LysR family transcriptional regulator: MEIHQLKTFLAVAREGSITRASDQLCLSQPAVSAHIKAIEETLGLTLFDRTPQGMCLTSDGRMILPQVEMTLNAHREIFEQATRIKGQLSGNFRLGIGCQTAPEMLGELLTRLADRHPDITVSLTHSSSADVIQAVRNETLDAGFYSEAGESDPVFDTTEVERFGIYLTAAPGMVDLSQPADWQQLAALPWICPASSTCCGRAAEALFDKYQIRPAKMISVDREAVTKNLIAGGVGIGLLHTDTVRQAQLSGEIEVICEAHKAARVLFFTLKNRAGHPLLKAMNTLLCEMIAHH; this comes from the coding sequence ATGGAAATTCATCAGCTGAAAACTTTCCTTGCTGTGGCACGGGAAGGCAGTATTACCCGTGCATCTGACCAGCTCTGCCTCAGCCAGCCTGCGGTGAGTGCTCATATTAAGGCAATTGAGGAGACGCTGGGGCTCACATTATTTGACAGGACGCCACAGGGCATGTGTCTGACTTCTGATGGTCGTATGATTCTGCCGCAGGTTGAGATGACGTTAAATGCACACCGGGAAATTTTTGAACAGGCAACCCGGATAAAAGGTCAGCTGAGTGGCAACTTCCGGTTGGGTATTGGATGTCAGACGGCACCGGAAATGCTGGGTGAATTACTGACCCGGCTGGCAGATCGTCATCCTGATATCACGGTTTCTCTGACTCACAGTAGTAGCGCTGATGTGATTCAGGCGGTACGCAATGAAACACTCGATGCCGGATTTTACAGTGAAGCCGGAGAATCCGATCCGGTCTTTGATACCACTGAAGTGGAGCGATTTGGTATCTATCTGACGGCCGCTCCGGGGATGGTTGATCTGTCGCAACCGGCAGACTGGCAACAACTCGCTGCACTGCCATGGATTTGCCCGGCATCGAGTACCTGTTGCGGGCGTGCTGCTGAGGCATTATTTGATAAGTATCAGATTCGCCCGGCAAAAATGATCAGTGTTGACCGTGAGGCGGTGACAAAAAATTTGATCGCAGGTGGCGTGGGGATTGGTCTGCTACATACAGATACGGTGAGGCAGGCACAGTTATCCGGTGAGATCGAAGTGATTTGCGAAGCACATAAAGCTGCCCGGGTGCTGTTTTTCACCCTGAAAAACCGGGCTGGTCATCCTTTATTGAAAGCCATGAATACCCTGCTGTGTGAAATGATAGCGCATCATTAA
- a CDS encoding methyl-accepting chemotaxis protein, producing the protein MPLMQTIRSRYTFSFSLLTAVFLAVVVLAYNLVIYIQDNTGKYQESATLIQNADRDLYQSALALSTLAFSDSLPPAQQDELKQTVLSNARQAKDRMEAFITQTRDVAEIVRYVSPFEQRYQDWQREFNAVINAVEHHDHASAKRRFTREHKDVFLTLRTLYDGSEELVNKYAVIEEKVIHAHIDNFKLIVLILSAFVLVISVFLAWFAPKNISESIRKVTHDLHEISQGDGDLTRRMNNPKPDETGELSRELDGFVEKLGGMIQQIRQGADTIRDEMSSIHQAATQSATLSDQNDTALDTVVTAIEEMSTTTREVAGNAADTASHVAALSDLSDEGERSIQAATDRLHDLTDQITQASQVIEKLSQSSDGISSVLDVIMNISEQTNLLALNAAIEAARAGEQGRGFAVVADEVRQLAGKTQLSTEDIRKMIQTLQGEVSEAVTSINESVQIAASTESLNEATRALLIDIKVSSDQIQNLTLQTASATDQQSQVAQEINTSLVQMSGMSKEAKTLSFQMKQSVDQALESAGSLVGQVNRFKV; encoded by the coding sequence ATGCCACTGATGCAGACAATACGTTCCAGATATACTTTTAGTTTTTCATTATTGACTGCTGTTTTTCTAGCTGTTGTTGTCTTAGCCTATAATCTGGTGATTTATATTCAGGATAATACCGGCAAATATCAGGAATCAGCCACGCTGATTCAAAATGCCGATCGTGATCTCTATCAGTCAGCACTGGCCCTTTCCACCTTAGCTTTTTCTGATTCACTGCCACCCGCACAGCAAGACGAATTAAAACAAACGGTATTATCCAATGCCAGACAAGCCAAAGACAGAATGGAAGCCTTTATCACTCAAACCCGGGATGTCGCAGAAATCGTCCGGTATGTCTCTCCTTTTGAGCAAAGATATCAAGACTGGCAACGTGAATTTAACGCCGTGATAAACGCAGTTGAGCATCATGATCATGCCAGTGCAAAACGTCGTTTTACCCGCGAACACAAAGATGTATTCTTAACACTCCGGACCCTCTATGATGGTTCAGAAGAACTGGTCAACAAATATGCTGTGATTGAAGAAAAAGTCATCCACGCGCATATTGATAACTTCAAGCTTATTGTTCTGATTTTGTCTGCTTTTGTACTGGTCATCAGTGTGTTTCTGGCATGGTTTGCCCCAAAAAATATTTCAGAATCAATCCGTAAAGTCACCCATGATTTACATGAAATCAGTCAGGGTGATGGCGATCTCACCCGCAGAATGAATAACCCGAAACCAGATGAAACCGGGGAGCTCAGCCGCGAGCTGGATGGCTTTGTCGAAAAGCTGGGCGGGATGATCCAACAGATTCGTCAGGGTGCAGACACCATCCGGGATGAAATGTCGTCGATTCATCAGGCGGCAACTCAGTCAGCAACGCTCAGTGATCAAAATGATACGGCACTGGATACCGTGGTCACAGCCATCGAAGAAATGAGTACAACCACCAGAGAAGTGGCCGGAAACGCCGCTGATACAGCGAGTCATGTGGCGGCGTTGTCAGATCTGTCTGATGAAGGAGAGCGTTCGATTCAGGCAGCAACGGACCGCCTGCACGATCTGACAGACCAGATTACGCAGGCCTCACAGGTCATTGAAAAGTTATCCCAGAGTTCAGACGGCATCTCATCAGTCCTGGATGTCATTATGAATATCTCAGAACAAACCAACCTGCTGGCACTGAATGCTGCTATTGAAGCAGCCCGTGCCGGTGAACAGGGCCGGGGCTTTGCCGTCGTGGCTGATGAAGTACGCCAGCTGGCCGGTAAAACACAACTGTCAACCGAAGATATCCGCAAGATGATACAAACACTTCAGGGAGAAGTCTCTGAAGCGGTAACCTCTATCAATGAAAGTGTTCAGATTGCCGCATCCACAGAAAGTCTGAATGAAGCCACCAGAGCACTCCTCATTGATATTAAAGTCTCCTCTGATCAAATTCAGAATCTGACACTGCAAACGGCCAGTGCAACCGATCAACAAAGTCAGGTTGCTCAGGAAATTAATACCAGTCTGGTACAGATGTCCGGGATGTCAAAAGAGGCTAAAACATTATCTTTCCAGATGAAACAATCCGTCGATCAAGCTTTAGAGAGTGCCGGGTCACTGGTTGGTCAGGTCAATCGCTTTAAGGTCTGA
- a CDS encoding endonuclease/exonuclease/phosphatase family protein — translation MASLYLLYCGVFIYCRLFFFASVALIICLLFSIRILPDIRTQAQACGKTFKILQYNILFENKKIDNLIQFVKKERPDLIVLQEMTPRHGAALQGLHELYPYRYGGQPKVGYPSNQFILSRQPLYGMSVFRTDDDQSLIRGFWQPTPDVDIALFTAHPPSPRGQQLWHRRNLMFQTVTFLTGFVPVENTLVIGDFNLSSDSARYQQLFPGFSSLPVSSWPAISFFPAVGIDHLWIRGSARLCAREAVTQVEGSDHWPVLTHLGI, via the coding sequence ATGGCTTCCCTTTACCTCCTTTATTGTGGCGTGTTCATCTATTGCCGCCTGTTTTTTTTCGCATCTGTGGCTTTGATTATATGTCTGCTTTTTTCTATCAGAATTTTGCCTGATATACGGACTCAGGCCCAGGCGTGTGGTAAGACGTTTAAAATTCTCCAGTACAATATTTTGTTTGAAAACAAGAAAATTGATAATTTGATTCAGTTTGTCAAAAAAGAACGGCCGGATTTAATTGTTTTGCAGGAAATGACGCCCCGTCACGGTGCTGCTCTGCAAGGACTCCATGAATTATATCCTTATCGCTATGGTGGTCAGCCCAAGGTCGGTTATCCGTCGAATCAGTTTATATTAAGCCGGCAACCATTATATGGTATGTCTGTGTTCCGCACCGATGATGACCAGAGTCTGATTCGGGGATTCTGGCAACCGACGCCAGATGTGGATATCGCTTTATTTACCGCGCATCCGCCCTCGCCACGGGGTCAGCAGCTTTGGCACCGGAGAAATCTGATGTTTCAGACGGTGACATTTTTGACCGGATTCGTGCCGGTTGAGAATACGCTGGTGATCGGTGATTTTAACTTATCCTCAGATTCAGCACGGTATCAGCAGCTTTTTCCGGGGTTTTCTTCCCTGCCGGTGTCATCCTGGCCGGCCATCTCATTTTTTCCTGCGGTGGGAATCGATCACTTGTGGATACGGGGAAGTGCCCGGCTCTGCGCCCGTGAAGCGGTGACACAGGTGGAGGGTTCTGATCACTGGCCGGTGCTGACTCATCTGGGTATATGA
- a CDS encoding siderophore ferric iron reductase yields MQSTQSQPFETLNQLCQSITPYLKGELTPSPRPRPDEYILSGTTEDLPVLQNLYQAVKNSSPEAGHGYWLIRCWTLLTWQPLYIVMTAIYGMQQLPDFTGFRQRYHHGSVAGFFLSSSQFERGEIEMLIERAANQLQPLLNHYQTQLDTLYRCRPGMTNQLFTDALFGCLMKLQHIDPRWHHQKILHQAGLWTEAMQLPSSALSTLRPGDSGTTRFIRRSCCLVFKTEQGSLCADCPKRNLS; encoded by the coding sequence AAACGCTGAATCAACTCTGTCAATCCATCACGCCTTATTTAAAGGGCGAATTAACACCATCCCCCCGTCCCCGGCCGGATGAATATATTTTGTCAGGAACGACAGAAGACTTACCCGTGCTGCAAAACCTTTATCAGGCAGTCAAAAACAGCAGTCCGGAGGCAGGACATGGCTATTGGCTGATTCGCTGCTGGACCTTACTGACATGGCAACCTTTATATATTGTCATGACAGCCATTTACGGCATGCAGCAACTCCCCGACTTCACCGGCTTCAGGCAACGGTATCATCATGGTTCCGTGGCTGGTTTTTTTCTTTCATCATCACAGTTTGAGCGCGGAGAAATTGAGATGCTGATTGAGCGGGCAGCAAACCAGCTTCAACCATTACTGAATCACTACCAGACACAACTTGATACTCTGTATCGTTGCCGGCCGGGAATGACAAACCAGCTATTTACCGATGCGTTATTTGGCTGCCTGATGAAACTACAACACATTGATCCCCGCTGGCATCATCAGAAAATTTTACATCAGGCTGGGTTATGGACCGAAGCGATGCAACTTCCCTCATCGGCCCTCAGTACGCTTCGTCCGGGCGATTCAGGCACAACCCGCTTTATCCGCCGAAGCTGTTGTCTGGTGTTTAAAACAGAACAAGGCAGCTTATGTGCTGATTGTCCTAAACGCAATTTGTCCTAA